The following coding sequences lie in one Spinacia oleracea cultivar Varoflay chromosome 1, BTI_SOV_V1, whole genome shotgun sequence genomic window:
- the LOC130465811 gene encoding uncharacterized protein: MALSPPSNSLPNLRRRRRSRSSSPPCHPRRYRRKNRREEWRWRSTVGMGEEGSCGGDLPRISGGLQLWSRLRPRRHRRWLQRNEKRGVERRMNEKKEKSITVVTKAFSRHQGRPPQPPDSAFKTGGGGFAVVAVWMMVVMCWCCGVMPIIVIESRHTVDS, from the exons ATggctctctctcctccctcaaaTTCTCTACCAAATCTTCGCCGTCGCCGCCGCAGTCGGTCTTCGTCGCCGCCGTGTCATCCTCGACGTTATCGTCGCAAGAATAGAAGAGAGGAATGGAGATGGAGGAGCACCGTGGGGATGGGAGAAGAAGGGAGCTGTGGCGGCGATTTACCTCGCATTAGCGGCGGCCTGCAGCTGTGGTCTCGGCTTCGGCCTCGGCGTCATCGGCGGTGGCTGCAACGCAATGAGAAGCGGGGAGTAGAGCGTCGAATGAATGAGAAGAAGGAGAAGTCGATAACGGTGGTAACGAAGGCCTTCTCTCGCCACCAAGGCCGTCCGCCTCAGCCACCGGATTCTGCCTTCAAAACAG GAGGAGGAGGCTTTGCGGTGGTGGCGGTCTGGATGATGGTTGTGATGTGTTGGTGCTGTGGTGTGATGCCGATTATTGTGATAGAATCGCGTCACACTGTGGATTCGTAG